A single genomic interval of Rosistilla ulvae harbors:
- a CDS encoding biotin--[acetyl-CoA-carboxylase] ligase: MQVDWQGPDAVLQLLSRSGWLRSIRWVPEVDSTNRLAKSIADQADQPTPLLIVAKSQTQGRGRLGRSWFSDSGTLTFSLMLAAPQLAVDRTRWPQLALVAGLAVCDVVGEVVEPVAVQLKWPNDVYLAGGKVAGVLIETAGRDNDHVVIGIGLNVATDLTKAPPEVRQRARSIRDYADHAVETFAILPEIIDRIALRIAAWRTDSAAIADDFSKVCLLRGRRVAIETAGQTLQGVCLGIDGEGALRVRRDDGEVVEVRSGEVVRWSDEVEVHDG; the protein is encoded by the coding sequence ATGCAGGTGGATTGGCAGGGCCCCGACGCTGTGTTGCAGCTGTTGTCGCGGAGCGGTTGGCTGCGCTCGATTCGCTGGGTGCCGGAAGTCGATTCGACAAATCGGCTCGCCAAATCGATAGCCGACCAAGCCGACCAGCCGACGCCGCTGCTGATCGTTGCCAAATCGCAAACTCAAGGACGCGGCCGGTTGGGCCGCAGCTGGTTCTCCGATTCGGGAACGCTCACCTTCTCACTGATGCTCGCCGCCCCGCAACTGGCTGTCGACCGAACCCGTTGGCCGCAATTGGCACTGGTAGCCGGACTGGCCGTCTGCGACGTGGTCGGCGAAGTCGTCGAACCGGTCGCCGTGCAGCTGAAGTGGCCCAACGATGTCTATCTTGCCGGCGGCAAGGTGGCGGGCGTGTTGATCGAAACCGCAGGCCGCGACAACGACCACGTCGTGATCGGGATTGGACTGAATGTTGCGACCGATTTGACCAAGGCGCCCCCAGAGGTCCGGCAGCGGGCGCGTTCGATCCGCGACTACGCCGATCACGCTGTCGAAACCTTTGCGATCCTGCCCGAGATCATCGATCGGATCGCGCTGCGGATCGCGGCATGGCGCACCGATTCGGCCGCGATCGCCGACGATTTTTCCAAAGTCTGCCTGTTGCGCGGTCGCCGCGTCGCAATCGAGACCGCAGGGCAAACCCTGCAAGGCGTCTGTTTGGGGATCGATGGCGAGGGAGCGCTGCGGGTCCGCCGCGACGATGGCGAAGTGGTCGAGGTGCGGTCGGGCGAAGTGGTGCGGTGGAGCGACGAGGTGGAGGTGCACGATGGGTAA
- a CDS encoding sigma-70 family RNA polymerase sigma factor, translated as MGKSIWPASDPTGELLQGVRDGNAQATNDLFTRHRSALRRLVQMRLDRRVQQRVDVSDVVQDVLTEASTRLTDYLANPSMSFHLWLRQIAWDHMIDTYRRHRGSAKRSMDREQSIVGPVADDRSTMEMIVQLQDPELTPAAAAIQSELTKRVEATIDQLDANEREIILMRHFEYLSNQEVAEVLGLQPAAASMRYLRAVRRLRELLDNL; from the coding sequence ATGGGTAAATCGATTTGGCCAGCGAGCGATCCGACAGGGGAACTTCTGCAAGGTGTTCGCGACGGGAACGCACAGGCCACCAACGATTTGTTCACACGTCACCGCAGTGCCCTGCGGCGGTTGGTCCAGATGCGATTGGACCGCCGCGTCCAACAGCGAGTCGATGTAAGCGACGTCGTCCAGGATGTCTTGACCGAAGCGAGCACGCGGCTGACCGACTACCTGGCGAATCCCTCGATGTCGTTCCATCTGTGGTTGCGCCAGATCGCCTGGGATCACATGATCGACACCTATCGTCGCCATCGTGGCAGCGCCAAACGGAGCATGGATCGCGAGCAATCGATCGTGGGACCGGTCGCCGATGATCGCTCGACAATGGAAATGATTGTCCAGTTGCAAGATCCCGAACTGACGCCGGCCGCGGCGGCGATCCAGTCGGAATTGACGAAGCGCGTCGAAGCAACGATCGACCAACTGGATGCCAACGAACGCGAGATCATCCTGATGCGTCACTTTGAATACCTGTCGAACCAGGAGGTCGCCGAGGTCTTGGGACTGCAACCGGCGGCCGCCAGCATGCGATACCTCCGCGCTGTCCGTCGCTTGCGGGAACTCCTCGATAATCTCTAG
- a CDS encoding tyrosine-type recombinase/integrase — protein MSKRSAETIFRHVSELIRTAETGLRLDSATEIWANELSGKLRDKLLKLEILTGNTRSCTDADKLLEPFLQRFIDNMVDAAANTQKNYLQTKQWLTGFLGNSTRLIDITPADLDRWHRHMKAEGLALSNRNKHIQRARKFFQSAVDDRLLSESPATKLTQERPPKGMRVDRTRQFFVDAAMTARVLEGLPDGDITLTFAMARFIGLRRCEVYSATWDWIDWERSRLLIDSLKTGYRECPMFEAEPFLRAAYQNAPKGPGRIIQHFSDAASMTTLMRKHIERVVGVGNCWPKTLQQLRSTRRTELEELYPNHAINEWLGHDGKTAEAHYLQVTPEHWERAKQNTANGAESSPKDENPPNKERRGNTGGNIDAISQAFTAIEVQKNPVFLATDSSKTLGKLHEVPRRGVEPLLPP, from the coding sequence ATGTCCAAGCGATCCGCTGAGACCATCTTTCGGCATGTGTCAGAGCTGATCCGAACTGCCGAGACCGGATTGCGATTGGACTCGGCGACAGAAATTTGGGCAAACGAGTTGTCCGGCAAGCTGCGAGACAAGCTTCTCAAGCTAGAAATCCTAACCGGCAACACGAGATCTTGCACAGACGCCGACAAGCTGTTGGAGCCATTCCTACAGCGATTCATCGACAACATGGTTGACGCTGCTGCGAACACCCAAAAAAACTATTTGCAGACCAAACAGTGGCTCACTGGCTTCCTTGGGAACTCGACGAGGCTTATCGACATCACGCCTGCGGATCTTGACCGCTGGCACCGGCACATGAAAGCCGAAGGGCTGGCACTGTCGAATCGCAACAAGCATATCCAGCGAGCACGCAAGTTCTTTCAATCCGCTGTGGATGATCGACTGTTGTCGGAGTCACCAGCGACGAAGCTGACGCAAGAGCGACCACCCAAGGGTATGCGTGTCGACCGAACGCGACAATTCTTCGTCGATGCCGCGATGACTGCCCGCGTCCTGGAGGGGCTGCCCGATGGCGATATCACCCTGACGTTTGCGATGGCCCGCTTCATTGGGCTGAGACGCTGCGAAGTCTATTCTGCAACGTGGGACTGGATCGACTGGGAGCGTTCACGACTTTTGATCGATTCGCTAAAAACGGGCTACCGAGAATGTCCAATGTTCGAGGCCGAACCGTTCCTGCGGGCGGCCTACCAGAATGCCCCCAAGGGACCAGGCAGGATTATCCAGCACTTTTCCGACGCTGCTAGCATGACCACATTGATGCGAAAGCACATCGAGCGAGTGGTTGGCGTTGGGAATTGCTGGCCTAAGACATTGCAGCAGTTGCGATCGACCCGACGGACCGAGCTAGAAGAACTCTATCCTAACCACGCAATCAACGAATGGCTGGGACACGATGGCAAAACGGCCGAGGCCCACTACCTGCAAGTCACCCCAGAACATTGGGAGCGAGCCAAGCAAAACACAGCCAACGGGGCAGAAAGCTCCCCCAAGGACGAAAACCCGCCAAACAAAGAGCGCCGTGGGAACACCGGTGGGAACATTGATGCTATTTCCCAGGCATTTACAGCAATTGAGGTACAAAAAAACCCAGTGTTTCTGGCTACAGATAGCTCAAAAACACTGGGAAAATTGCACGAAGTACCCCGTAGGGGAGTCGAACCCCTGTTACCGCCGTGA